A window of Fibrobacter sp. UWH6 contains these coding sequences:
- a CDS encoding transposase has product LNTIRLGVSNARIEATNNKIKLLIRTAYGFRNMNNMLSLIMLSCSYVDVKIAYEWESESRESSSKAA; this is encoded by the coding sequence CTCAACACAATCAGGCTGGGCGTGTCAAACGCAAGGATCGAGGCGACGAACAACAAGATAAAGCTACTGATACGGACTGCCTATGGCTTCAGGAACATGAACAACATGCTGTCGCTGATAATGTTGAGCTGTTCCTATGTAGATGTAAAGATTGCCTACGAATGGGAATCGGAATCGAGAGAATCATCTAGCAAGGCTGCCTAA